A stretch of the Ochrobactrum sp. BTU1 genome encodes the following:
- a CDS encoding TolC family outer membrane protein — MRYTVFKACKGLMAAAILLSGTVLSGQAALSETLNGALMKAYKNNATLNSSRAGVRIQDENVAIAKSGYRPQITGSYNVARGKSPTSDYRTTGTYGIELNQMLFDGFQTKNNVASAETTVFAQRENLRNDEQNTLLEAVQAYMNVYQLRQIAALREKNLAAMNEQVRASRARLDVGEGTRTDVAQSESQRSTAIAQLNSARADVKSAEATYVQVIGSQPDRLSTAPAAKNLPRSPDQAYANAVTVHPGILATQYAVNAQGFNVKAKEGALLPTVGLTASASHLDTYAGTSVGDGNSASVGVGVSIPIYTGGRTSAQVRQAKEQLGQARIEVDIVQDKVRQAISSAWSQLEAARASVKANRDGIAAAQLALDGVIEERKVGQRTTLDVLNAQNDLVSVQIALVQAEHDSIVASYALLNASGRMTAQDMQLQVAQYKPEEHYNAVKDKWFGLRTPDGR, encoded by the coding sequence ATGAGGTATACGGTGTTCAAAGCGTGCAAAGGACTTATGGCGGCGGCAATACTCCTGTCGGGCACCGTTTTATCGGGCCAGGCCGCTTTGTCAGAGACGCTGAACGGCGCTCTCATGAAGGCGTATAAGAACAATGCTACCCTGAACTCATCGCGGGCAGGTGTGCGTATTCAGGACGAAAATGTTGCGATTGCAAAATCCGGCTATCGTCCACAGATCACCGGTAGCTATAACGTAGCTCGTGGCAAGTCGCCTACCTCTGATTATAGAACGACCGGCACTTACGGCATTGAGCTTAACCAGATGTTGTTCGATGGTTTTCAGACCAAGAACAACGTTGCTTCAGCAGAAACCACAGTTTTTGCTCAGCGCGAGAATCTCCGAAATGACGAACAGAACACGCTCCTAGAGGCCGTTCAGGCCTATATGAACGTGTATCAGCTTCGCCAGATTGCGGCTTTGCGCGAGAAAAATCTGGCCGCTATGAATGAGCAGGTACGCGCCTCGCGTGCTCGCCTTGACGTAGGTGAAGGCACTCGTACCGATGTTGCTCAGTCAGAATCGCAGCGTTCTACTGCAATCGCGCAACTCAACTCTGCTCGTGCAGACGTTAAGTCTGCCGAAGCGACCTATGTTCAGGTTATCGGCTCACAGCCAGATCGCCTTTCTACGGCACCAGCTGCAAAAAATCTGCCACGTTCACCAGACCAAGCCTACGCGAATGCAGTTACCGTGCATCCTGGTATTCTTGCCACTCAATATGCAGTTAACGCGCAGGGCTTTAACGTCAAGGCCAAGGAAGGCGCTTTGCTGCCGACTGTCGGTCTGACGGCAAGTGCCAGCCATCTCGACACCTATGCCGGTACTAGTGTCGGTGACGGTAACTCTGCTTCGGTTGGAGTTGGTGTAAGCATTCCAATCTATACCGGTGGCCGCACCTCTGCACAGGTCCGCCAGGCTAAGGAACAGCTCGGTCAGGCACGTATCGAAGTCGATATCGTTCAGGATAAAGTTCGTCAGGCAATCAGCTCTGCTTGGTCGCAGCTTGAAGCAGCTCGTGCATCCGTGAAAGCGAACCGCGATGGCATCGCTGCAGCTCAGCTTGCTCTTGATGGTGTGATTGAAGAACGTAAAGTTGGCCAGCGCACGACGCTAGACGTATTGAATGCTCAGAATGATCTCGTCAGCGTACAGATCGCACTCGTTCAGGCTGAACACGACTCGATTGTTGCAAGCTATGCGCTTCTGAATGCCAGTGGACGTATGACGGCACAGGACATGCAGTTGCAGGTCGCTCAGTACAAGCCTGAAGAACATTACAATGCAGTCAAGGACAAATGGTTCGGTTTGCGTACACCAGATGGTCGCTGA
- a CDS encoding SUF system Fe-S cluster assembly protein, whose product MTEIEQKIQEQTETKTDDAIASADGKSVFSASAIPQEELLRLTDDIISALKTVYDPEIPADIYELGLIYKIDIEDDRTVKIEMTLTAPGCPVAGEMPGWVENAVGAVEGVSMVEVTMTFDPPWSADRMSEEAQVAVGWY is encoded by the coding sequence ATGACCGAGATCGAACAAAAAATTCAGGAACAGACTGAAACCAAGACGGATGATGCAATCGCATCGGCAGATGGAAAGTCTGTTTTCTCCGCCTCTGCTATTCCGCAGGAAGAGCTGCTTCGGCTGACCGATGATATCATCAGCGCGTTGAAAACGGTTTATGATCCTGAAATACCAGCGGATATTTACGAACTCGGTCTGATCTACAAGATCGACATCGAAGATGATCGCACAGTCAAAATCGAAATGACGCTGACTGCCCCTGGTTGTCCTGTTGCTGGCGAAATGCCGGGTTGGGTAGAGAATGCCGTTGGCGCAGTCGAAGGTGTTTCGATGGTTGAAGTGACCATGACATTTGATCCGCCATGGTCTGCAGACCGCATGTCGGAAGAGGCGCAGGTCGCTGTCGGCTGGTACTAA
- a CDS encoding cysteine desulfurase gives MDQKNPIVAAYDVEAIRRDFPILSRQVHGKPLVYLDNGASAQKPQSVIDAVTHAYANEYANVHRGLHFLSNAATDAYEKSRETVRRFLNAGSVDEIVFTKNATEAINTVAYGYGMPNIGEGDEILLSIMEHHSNIVPWHFIRERQGAKLVFTPVDDDGVFHIEEFDKRLTERTKLVAITHMSNALGTVTPIKKIVELAHARGIPVLVDGSQGAVHLPVDVQDLGCDWYVFTGHKVYGPSGIGVLYGRAEMLEKMRPFQGGGEMIEEVTEENVTYNHPPHRFEAGTPPIVQAIGLGAALEYMEKIGRHAIAAHEEDLRVYAHEQLGKINSLRIYGNAPDKGAIISFALDGIHAHDVSMVIDRAGVAVRAGTHCAQPLLKRFGVTSTCRASFGMYNTRAEVDALAEALEKARKFFG, from the coding sequence ATGGATCAGAAGAATCCAATTGTTGCGGCTTACGATGTCGAAGCGATCCGCAGAGACTTCCCCATCCTGTCACGACAGGTTCATGGCAAGCCGCTCGTTTATCTCGATAATGGCGCGTCTGCGCAAAAACCGCAAAGCGTCATCGACGCTGTTACGCATGCCTATGCGAATGAATATGCCAATGTGCATCGCGGCCTGCATTTTCTTTCCAATGCTGCAACCGATGCTTACGAAAAGTCGCGCGAAACGGTTCGTCGCTTTCTGAATGCCGGTTCTGTAGACGAAATCGTCTTCACCAAGAATGCGACTGAAGCGATCAATACGGTCGCTTACGGTTATGGTATGCCCAATATCGGCGAGGGTGATGAAATCCTTCTGTCGATCATGGAGCATCACTCCAATATCGTTCCATGGCACTTCATCCGTGAGCGGCAGGGCGCAAAGCTTGTCTTTACACCGGTCGATGACGATGGCGTGTTCCATATTGAGGAATTCGATAAGCGTCTGACCGAGCGTACGAAGCTTGTTGCAATCACCCACATGTCCAACGCGCTTGGCACAGTCACTCCGATCAAGAAGATCGTTGAACTTGCTCATGCGCGCGGCATTCCCGTGCTGGTCGATGGCAGCCAGGGCGCTGTCCACCTGCCGGTCGACGTGCAGGATCTCGGTTGTGACTGGTATGTCTTTACCGGCCATAAAGTCTATGGCCCGTCAGGTATTGGCGTTCTTTATGGTCGCGCTGAAATGCTCGAAAAGATGCGCCCGTTTCAGGGTGGTGGCGAAATGATCGAGGAAGTGACGGAAGAAAACGTCACTTACAATCACCCGCCACATCGTTTTGAGGCTGGCACACCGCCAATCGTTCAAGCGATTGGCCTTGGCGCTGCGCTTGAATATATGGAAAAAATCGGTCGTCATGCGATCGCAGCCCACGAAGAAGACTTGCGTGTTTATGCGCATGAACAACTGGGCAAGATCAACAGCTTGCGCATTTACGGCAATGCTCCGGACAAGGGTGCGATCATCTCGTTTGCGCTTGATGGCATTCACGCGCATGACGTATCAATGGTCATTGACCGGGCAGGGGTTGCGGTGCGTGCCGGCACGCATTGCGCACAACCGCTCTTGAAACGCTTTGGTGTCACCTCTACATGCCGTGCATCTTTCGGGATGTATAACACCCGTGCTGAAGTGGACGCGCTGGCAGAAGCCTTGGAAAAGGCTAGGAAGTTTTTCGGATGA
- a CDS encoding NAD kinase — translation MNDTSLALHFVSSGTEESLAAQKELVKRYGHVAAEDADTVVALGGDGTMLQALRDFMNSGIPVYGMNRGSVGFLMNEFSVEDLPARIHAAQKETIRPLEMIAETESAPPFKALAINEVSLFRQSYQAAKVRITIDGKVRLEELVCDGVMVATPAGSTAYNLSAQGPILPLEAPLLALTPVSPFRPRRWGGALLPKHVTLRMDLLETEKRPVNAVADNNEVKSVKAVTVREDPDSRVAILFDQNHSWDERILTEQFRH, via the coding sequence ATGAACGATACATCCTTGGCGCTTCACTTCGTTTCTTCAGGGACAGAAGAATCACTCGCAGCTCAGAAAGAGCTGGTGAAGCGTTATGGTCATGTTGCTGCAGAAGACGCCGACACAGTTGTCGCGCTGGGTGGCGATGGTACAATGCTGCAGGCCTTGCGGGATTTCATGAACAGCGGCATTCCCGTTTACGGTATGAACCGTGGTTCAGTGGGCTTTCTGATGAACGAGTTCAGCGTCGAAGATTTGCCTGCGCGCATTCATGCAGCGCAGAAAGAAACAATTCGCCCTCTGGAAATGATTGCGGAAACGGAATCTGCTCCGCCATTCAAGGCTTTGGCAATAAATGAGGTTTCGCTTTTCAGGCAGTCCTATCAGGCCGCCAAGGTGCGGATCACCATTGATGGTAAGGTTCGGCTGGAGGAGCTCGTTTGTGACGGTGTGATGGTCGCGACGCCTGCAGGGTCCACCGCCTATAATCTTTCGGCGCAGGGGCCAATCCTTCCGCTGGAAGCGCCACTTCTAGCTTTGACGCCCGTAAGCCCTTTTCGACCGAGGCGATGGGGTGGGGCACTTTTGCCAAAGCATGTAACTCTGCGCATGGACTTGCTTGAAACTGAAAAGCGACCAGTGAATGCAGTTGCTGACAATAACGAAGTTAAATCCGTGAAGGCAGTTACTGTGCGTGAAGACCCGGATAGTCGGGTTGCTATCTTGTTTGATCAAAATCATTCATGGGACGAGCGCATTCTGACAGAACAGTTTAGACATTAG
- a CDS encoding TfoX/Sxy family protein has product MEDQSLRDLFEGLGTISIRRMFGGKGIYHQGLIVALVVQDELLLQADQESAPAFIAAGSTQWIYDGRKNGKTIAMPYWSVPDEAYDDPEIMTEWARLAFAASLRSEAKK; this is encoded by the coding sequence ATGGAGGATCAATCTCTACGAGACCTTTTTGAAGGCTTAGGGACGATAAGCATCCGCCGCATGTTTGGCGGCAAAGGTATATACCATCAAGGTTTGATCGTAGCGCTTGTTGTTCAGGATGAGTTGCTTTTACAGGCAGATCAGGAAAGCGCACCGGCTTTCATCGCTGCGGGATCAACACAGTGGATTTACGACGGCCGCAAGAACGGAAAAACCATTGCAATGCCCTATTGGAGTGTGCCGGACGAAGCTTATGATGATCCAGAAATCATGACCGAATGGGCGCGACTTGCATTTGCAGCCAGCCTCAGATCAGAAGCCAAAAAATAA
- the sufA gene encoding Fe-S cluster assembly scaffold SufA, with the protein MGRFSVLTLTDAAAARVNEIMASREGALGIRVGVKKGGCAGMEYTIDLVTEPKAGDDSVEKNGAKVYIAPEAVLFLLGTQMDFEVTTLRTGFVFNNPNQTSACGCGESVELTAASPESLRQMQGAA; encoded by the coding sequence ATGGGCCGTTTCTCAGTCTTGACGCTTACCGATGCAGCCGCAGCGCGCGTTAATGAAATCATGGCTTCCCGTGAAGGTGCCCTCGGTATCCGCGTAGGCGTAAAAAAAGGCGGCTGCGCTGGCATGGAATATACGATTGATCTCGTCACTGAGCCAAAGGCCGGTGATGATTCCGTCGAAAAGAACGGAGCTAAGGTCTATATTGCTCCAGAAGCCGTGTTATTCCTGCTTGGCACTCAAATGGATTTCGAAGTGACCACGTTGCGCACTGGTTTTGTTTTCAATAATCCAAACCAGACATCGGCTTGCGGTTGCGGTGAGTCTGTCGAGCTCACAGCAGCGTCACCAGAAAGCCTTCGCCAGATGCAGGGCGCTGCTTAA
- a CDS encoding PopZ family protein, with protein sequence MAQTSSAAREPSMEEILASIRRIIEDSDVTRHPAPAASAFPSRGEVAKFRRPATIEEQQPEAVEKPVAKAPIFSEEPILRGPIVEPAKEVAVADETVDADEEEADFIPDAQNDDNRSGIVETTGEIDNTVSAEAQVDDKISASWTEDVSEPEAEVAPVAEAQLADLKAQGAAHILSEGTGRKVAAAFQDLNHAVHSEPRRSFDEIASDLLRPMLQNWLDTNLPPLVERLVREEIERVVRGER encoded by the coding sequence ATGGCACAAACATCCAGCGCAGCACGCGAACCGTCGATGGAAGAAATCTTGGCTTCCATTCGCCGGATTATCGAAGATAGCGATGTTACGCGTCATCCGGCGCCTGCCGCATCCGCATTTCCTTCTCGTGGTGAGGTCGCCAAATTCCGCCGACCTGCAACGATAGAAGAGCAACAGCCTGAAGCAGTGGAGAAGCCGGTGGCAAAAGCCCCGATTTTCTCTGAGGAACCAATCCTGCGCGGCCCGATTGTCGAACCTGCAAAAGAGGTTGCTGTTGCTGACGAAACTGTCGATGCCGACGAAGAAGAGGCTGACTTCATTCCTGACGCGCAAAACGATGACAATCGTAGCGGAATCGTCGAAACTACTGGCGAGATAGACAATACCGTGTCGGCTGAAGCTCAAGTTGACGATAAGATCAGTGCGTCATGGACCGAAGACGTGTCAGAACCAGAGGCTGAAGTGGCTCCAGTTGCTGAGGCGCAGCTTGCTGACTTGAAAGCGCAGGGCGCAGCACATATTTTGTCGGAAGGTACAGGACGTAAAGTGGCTGCAGCTTTTCAGGATTTGAACCACGCTGTTCATTCCGAACCGCGCCGTTCCTTTGATGAAATCGCATCAGATCTTTTGCGTCCAATGCTACAGAATTGGCTCGATACCAATCTGCCTCCGCTTGTCGAGCGACTTGTTCGCGAAGAAATCGAACGTGTGGTGAGAGGCGAACGCTAA
- a CDS encoding glycosyltransferase has protein sequence MCQRRICVSVVTRSRPKMLCNLFSSLASIQKLNNVNVSFLIVENNSSPTLDETVETFRAQMPGDHIDYIVEGVLGISSARNRALNHAIEQGFDFLVYVDDDEFVEPNWLVTLLAERDRLELDIIGSPVRPKPFDENLTILQKLVWSGIKRSGYNAEKRCRRKCAAGRGDSIKVATGSWMGRLDFFRNTGLRFDSHFGLTGGEDWNLWAKAKSLGARTGWACDAIVYETVPSSRLTLSYHYRRNRDHNITEFGARYRENPNKTLKKLPMKIVGRALKFMGAVLSISFRGGQGLVSAATALGGLVGLIQGSIGKNSLHYANTTGF, from the coding sequence ATGTGTCAACGGCGCATTTGTGTTTCCGTCGTAACTCGCAGCAGACCGAAAATGCTCTGCAACCTTTTTTCATCACTTGCTTCCATTCAGAAGCTTAACAACGTCAACGTTTCATTTCTCATTGTCGAGAATAACTCTTCACCGACGCTTGATGAGACCGTCGAAACGTTTCGCGCGCAAATGCCAGGCGATCATATCGATTATATCGTGGAAGGTGTTTTAGGCATTTCTTCGGCACGAAATCGAGCGTTGAATCACGCAATCGAACAGGGTTTTGACTTTCTAGTCTACGTTGATGACGATGAATTTGTTGAGCCAAACTGGCTTGTGACATTGCTCGCAGAACGAGATCGACTGGAGCTCGATATTATAGGCTCCCCGGTAAGACCAAAACCTTTTGATGAGAACCTGACAATTCTTCAAAAGCTTGTCTGGTCGGGTATTAAACGCAGTGGTTATAACGCTGAGAAAAGATGCCGCCGCAAATGTGCTGCAGGTCGCGGTGACTCCATCAAAGTTGCCACAGGCAGCTGGATGGGACGACTAGATTTCTTCCGCAACACCGGACTGCGTTTCGATTCCCATTTCGGGCTAACCGGGGGGGAAGACTGGAACCTCTGGGCGAAAGCAAAATCGCTTGGCGCAAGAACCGGCTGGGCTTGCGATGCGATCGTCTATGAAACAGTGCCGTCGTCTCGACTGACGCTGAGCTATCATTATCGTCGCAACCGTGATCACAACATCACAGAGTTCGGCGCTCGTTATCGCGAAAACCCGAACAAGACATTGAAAAAATTGCCAATGAAGATCGTAGGCCGTGCACTCAAATTTATGGGTGCCGTACTGTCTATATCTTTCCGAGGCGGCCAAGGGCTCGTATCAGCGGCCACGGCGCTAGGCGGGCTAGTTGGCCTCATACAGGGAAGTATCGGAAAGAATTCCCTGCACTACGCGAACACGACAGGCTTCTAA
- a CDS encoding protein-L-isoaspartate O-methyltransferase: protein MAADFQDLRTKMVDNQIRTTDVTDLRVIDAFLTVPREVFVPANRQVLAYIDEDQLLEGEGTAPRYLMEPSPFAKLIQLAKVNKNDVVLDIGCGTGYSSAILSELAGSVIGLESDSSLSAIAAARLQELGHDNVVIVSGDLKAGYPSEAPYDVIFIEGAVDFVPEVLFNQLKEGGRLIAVEGRGNAGVARIYVKENGVASGRSVFNTAVRPLPGFERVEQFEF from the coding sequence ATGGCAGCCGATTTCCAGGATCTTCGCACGAAGATGGTCGATAACCAGATCCGTACCACGGATGTAACGGACCTTCGGGTCATCGACGCTTTTCTGACCGTTCCGCGCGAAGTTTTTGTTCCGGCAAACCGTCAGGTGCTTGCCTATATCGACGAAGACCAGCTTCTCGAAGGCGAGGGCACTGCGCCACGCTATCTGATGGAGCCGTCACCTTTTGCAAAGCTTATTCAGCTCGCAAAGGTAAATAAGAACGACGTCGTTCTCGATATCGGCTGTGGCACTGGTTACTCTTCGGCCATCCTTTCTGAGCTGGCAGGTTCGGTTATTGGTCTTGAAAGTGATTCCTCTTTGTCAGCTATTGCAGCGGCTCGTTTGCAGGAATTGGGCCATGACAATGTTGTGATCGTTTCAGGCGATTTGAAAGCAGGCTACCCTTCTGAAGCGCCTTACGATGTGATTTTCATCGAGGGTGCAGTTGATTTTGTACCGGAAGTACTTTTCAATCAGCTAAAGGAAGGTGGTCGTTTGATCGCCGTCGAAGGCCGTGGAAACGCCGGAGTTGCAAGGATTTACGTGAAAGAAAACGGCGTGGCTTCTGGTCGTAGCGTTTTCAACACTGCAGTTCGTCCGCTTCCAGGTTTTGAGCGTGTTGAGCAGTTCGAGTTCTAA
- a CDS encoding heavy-metal-associated domain-containing protein codes for MVTFSIPKMKCGGCAESVTNALHKIDGASTVDIDLDKKEVKFVSNASNDDALNALAAAGYPATITQ; via the coding sequence ATGGTTACGTTTTCAATTCCCAAGATGAAATGTGGCGGTTGTGCTGAGAGCGTTACAAATGCACTGCACAAGATCGATGGAGCATCCACGGTGGATATTGATCTCGATAAGAAAGAGGTCAAATTCGTAAGCAATGCTTCAAATGACGATGCACTCAACGCACTTGCTGCAGCGGGCTATCCAGCAACGATCACGCAATAA
- a CDS encoding DEAD/DEAH box helicase, with translation MTTFAELGLSPKVLAAVEAAGYTAPTPIQAGAIPPALERKDVLGIAQTGTGKTASFVLPMLTLLEKGRARARMPRTLILEPTRELAAQVEENFVKYGINQRLNVALLIGGVSFDEQERKLERGADVLIATPGRLLDHFERGKLLLTGVEILVIDEADRMLDMGFIPDIERICKLIPFTRQTLFFSATMPPEITKLTEQFLHSPTRIEVAKASSTAKTVTQRLVKSGKKDWDKRAALRDLIRSEQDSLKNAIIFCNRKKDVSELFRSLVRHEFNAGALHGDMDQRARMTMLANFKEGKLQLLVASDVAARGLDIPDVSHVFNYDIPIHSEDYVHRIGRTGRAGRSGKAFTLVTTADTKYLTAIESMIGEKIEWVDGDLSTLPAADESEDTSRKGKNARGKGKDAKGKSKDKQKVEAPVIVQADEPQPVINEIKDRRDAIRHSNDDRRGKPQHDNHKRRRDRDDDDGPVPIGFGNDIPAFMLIPTGILA, from the coding sequence TTGACAACATTTGCCGAACTCGGTCTTTCCCCGAAAGTGCTCGCTGCTGTTGAAGCCGCGGGATACACCGCGCCTACGCCTATCCAAGCGGGAGCAATTCCTCCAGCGCTCGAGCGTAAGGATGTGCTTGGTATTGCACAGACGGGCACCGGAAAGACTGCATCTTTCGTTCTGCCTATGCTCACGCTTTTGGAAAAAGGCCGTGCTCGCGCTCGTATGCCTCGCACACTCATTCTCGAACCAACGCGCGAACTCGCAGCACAGGTCGAAGAAAACTTTGTGAAATATGGCATTAATCAGCGTTTGAATGTTGCTCTGCTCATCGGCGGTGTTTCGTTTGACGAGCAGGAACGCAAGCTTGAACGCGGCGCAGATGTGCTGATCGCCACGCCTGGTCGTCTTCTCGACCATTTTGAGCGCGGCAAATTGCTGCTGACAGGTGTTGAAATTCTCGTCATCGACGAAGCTGACCGTATGCTCGACATGGGTTTCATTCCCGACATCGAGCGTATCTGCAAGCTGATCCCGTTTACCCGTCAGACGCTGTTTTTCTCGGCAACCATGCCGCCGGAAATTACCAAGTTGACCGAACAGTTCCTGCATTCGCCAACGCGTATCGAAGTTGCCAAGGCTTCTTCAACCGCAAAGACTGTGACGCAGCGTCTGGTCAAGTCGGGTAAGAAGGACTGGGACAAGCGCGCAGCTCTGCGTGATCTGATCCGCAGCGAACAAGATTCGCTCAAGAACGCGATCATCTTCTGTAATCGTAAGAAAGATGTGTCCGAGCTGTTCCGTTCGCTTGTTCGTCATGAGTTCAATGCAGGCGCTTTGCATGGTGATATGGATCAGCGCGCACGCATGACGATGTTGGCAAACTTCAAGGAAGGCAAGTTGCAGTTGCTGGTTGCCTCTGATGTTGCTGCACGCGGCCTTGATATTCCTGATGTGAGCCACGTCTTCAATTACGATATTCCGATTCATTCGGAGGACTATGTCCATCGTATTGGTCGTACTGGTCGTGCCGGTCGTTCAGGCAAAGCATTTACGCTGGTAACCACTGCGGACACGAAGTATCTGACCGCAATCGAATCCATGATTGGTGAAAAGATCGAATGGGTGGACGGTGATCTTTCTACATTGCCAGCGGCTGACGAATCTGAAGATACGTCACGCAAGGGCAAGAATGCCCGAGGTAAAGGCAAAGATGCCAAGGGTAAGTCGAAAGACAAACAGAAGGTCGAGGCACCTGTGATCGTTCAGGCCGATGAACCGCAACCAGTTATCAATGAAATAAAAGATCGCCGCGATGCAATCCGTCATTCAAATGACGACCGTCGCGGCAAGCCGCAGCACGATAATCATAAGCGTCGCCGTGATCGCGATGATGATGATGGTCCAGTGCCGATTGGCTTCGGTAACGACATTCCAGCATTCATGCTGATCCCGACAGGGATACTGGCGTAA